In Wolbachia endosymbiont of Aedes albopictus, one DNA window encodes the following:
- a CDS encoding MlaE family ABC transporter permease, with protein sequence MSFFDINSVRIIGRYFINFLLRLGSAFIFFIQSLYHCFVPPYYFSNVARQIIEIGFFSLPIVGLTGVFIGAAIVLQSSLSDSLINQEQIIPKLVTITIIKELGPVLISLIMVGKVGSSIAAEIGTMRITEQIDALTTLNINPFKYLIAPRILASIIVFPILTVCADLIGIFGGCITAVFEFNHNFNIYIKYTAQFFNMHDFIVGLIKAIAFGAIISVSSCYYGYHCKEGARGVGVATTSTVVLSSILIILANYMITLIHA encoded by the coding sequence GTGAGCTTTTTTGATATAAATAGTGTTAGAATAATCGGTAGGTACTTTATCAATTTTTTGTTAAGGCTTGGTAGTGCATTCATATTTTTTATTCAATCTCTATACCACTGCTTTGTGCCGCCATATTATTTTAGCAACGTAGCAAGACAAATTATAGAGATAGGCTTTTTCTCTCTGCCAATTGTTGGGCTCACTGGAGTTTTCATAGGAGCGGCAATAGTTTTACAAAGCAGCTTGAGTGACTCATTAATTAACCAAGAGCAAATAATACCCAAACTTGTTACGATCACTATCATTAAAGAGTTAGGACCAGTTTTGATCAGCTTAATAATGGTAGGAAAGGTTGGATCATCAATTGCGGCAGAAATTGGTACAATGCGCATCACCGAGCAAATAGATGCCCTTACAACTTTGAACATCAACCCTTTCAAATATTTAATTGCACCAAGGATTTTAGCGTCAATCATAGTATTTCCCATACTTACAGTATGTGCAGATTTAATAGGAATATTTGGAGGATGTATCACTGCAGTCTTCGAATTTAACCACAATTTTAATATATACATTAAATACACAGCTCAGTTCTTTAATATGCACGATTTTATTGTTGGGCTAATAAAAGCAATTGCTTTTGGCGCCATAATTTCTGTCTCAAGTTGCTATTACGGTTACCATTGCAAAGAAGGTGCACGAGGAGTAGGTGTTGCTACAACATCAACTGTTGTTTTATCGTCCATACTGATCATTTTAGCAAACTACATGATTACTTTGATACATGCGTAA
- a CDS encoding Ulp1 family isopeptidase produces MSLVRSLVDGDLDGFRQEFESFLDQCPSFLHYVNAGRFLPVFFFSMFATAHDAGILNTDEKVYFRFDNHGIDTGGRNRNTGNLKVAVYRDGQQVVRCYSISDRPNSDGLRFSTRERDSLVQEIIRQNPNLREEDLNFEQYKVCMHGKGKSQGEAIATVFEVIREKDSQGRDRFAKYSASEISLLRHIERNRLRGINAPAPRSVLTVKEIGSIRLNQDQRVQLGHLVNFVQVAPGQQGIFNFMEVLASNQRINVERGINEGILPYITRIYRNYLGSLQNDIQNRNQKFESHGFFLGLLANFSHLYTIDIDLDLSPGNSYVAFLVRHQAERENIPIVINVTRWRTSSDIALNRARGDAKRLHASSFISIHTESRNAVCIGLNFNLNIDPFSVDTVEFLENRFPLVQRLFEYIEDEEVGENIRDFLLQHLPGEIPRNAENYNRIFDCITGFAFGSSAFDNGYIPIQRNGKRSRLQATKHIFRYDDPDLRRCLTMVFHVQGLPIVILDVRAYNVQQQGAINLENLNINGNNVHVWEVSCILNDQFELDIDQPNDLGLYHDYQNANNFLAGDLIQVPNAENVHNALNQVMNNGWQNRDQHRVLLMAISRVLMPENMNGDAIIDVDSNDKFRSMLHGVFYASDDPDKVFAIYKVGQTYSLKRGQEEEGERVILTRITEQRLDLLLLRQPTADTHPIVYVLGFADNAEEVAQKENNAKDRIKELMNKQRGYLPITPGNEVVLSSAVFNAGAGRVEGLISIPEGIGREEYVHRLDRGGRDSRPGILVGPESVIDENPPEELLSDITRKRLIDYFQGNQKQSSIPLLDLGNNRWVAVRYLEGNKERIIRRLRFGTDETLTAQEILHQINAILRRNNAREIEDVHNLLALDFATENQNFRYWLQTHDMFFAARQYTFHDDRSNPTNDRHDFAITSVGVDENQNDLTGRGLLSSHIDNFKQKVDSDEKDRLIAIINVGNRHWVTLVIVHQNGNYYGYYADSLGPDSGIDNNIRGALRECDINDDNVHNVSVHQQTDDHNCGIWAYENARDINQAIDQALQGNNNFGEKGEGIIGYIHGLLSAGIGNDARQSQRNEQYFKNRRRNISQLFQNDPLSSPRGRLIQDHPGIQHEIDPLLLQFLELQYPQRGGGGALQLGGERVISIDFGPQSALDEIDGVNRVYDCSNGRGSR; encoded by the coding sequence GTGTCTTTAGTAAGAAGTTTAGTGGATGGAGATCTTGATGGTTTTAGACAAGAGTTTGAATCCTTTTTAGATCAATGTCCATCTTTCTTGCATTATGTGAATGCAGGTCGTTTTCTTCCTGTATTCTTTTTTAGTATGTTTGCTACTGCTCATGATGCAGGCATTTTGAATACAGATGAGAAAGTCTATTTTCGTTTTGATAATCATGGTATTGATACAGGTGGTAGAAATAGAAATACAGGAAACCTAAAAGTTGCTGTTTATCGTGACGGACAGCAAGTTGTCAGGTGTTACAGCATTTCTGATCGTCCTAATAGTGATGGGTTGAGGTTCAGTACAAGGGAGAGAGATTCTCTAGTACAAGAAATTATACGGCAAAATCCAAATTTAAGGGAAGAAGACCTAAATTTTGAGCAATACAAAGTATGCATGCATGGAAAGGGTAAGAGTCAGGGAGAGGCGATTGCAACAGTATTCGAGGTGATTCGTGAAAAAGATTCTCAAGGTAGAGATAGATTTGCTAAATATTCAGCGTCTGAGATTAGCCTTCTGAGGCATATAGAACGCAATAGGCTTAGGGGAATTAATGCGCCTGCGCCACGCAGTGTGTTGACAGTTAAGGAAATAGGAAGTATACGACTCAATCAAGATCAGAGAGTACAGCTTGGTCATTTGGTCAATTTTGTGCAAGTTGCACCAGGTCAGCAAGGGATTTTCAATTTTATGGAAGTGCTAGCAAGTAACCAAAGAATAAATGTAGAACGTGGAATAAATGAAGGAATTTTGCCATACATAACTCGAATCTATCGTAATTACCTAGGCAGCCTACAAAATGACATTCAAAATCGCAATCAAAAGTTTGAGAGTCACGGATTTTTCTTAGGTTTGTTAGCAAATTTTAGTCATCTCTACACAATAGATATTGACCTTGACTTGTCTCCTGGAAATTCATATGTTGCTTTTCTTGTACGTCATCAGGCAGAGAGAGAAAACATTCCTATCGTTATTAATGTTACTAGATGGAGGACATCGTCTGATATTGCATTAAACCGCGCTAGAGGTGATGCTAAAAGATTACATGCTTCTTCATTTATATCTATTCATACTGAATCAAGAAATGCTGTTTGTATTGGATTAAATTTTAATCTAAATATAGATCCTTTTAGTGTTGATACAGTAGAGTTTTTAGAGAATAGATTTCCTTTAGTACAAAGATTGTTTGAGTATATAGAAGATGAAGAGGTTGGAGAGAATATTAGAGATTTCTTACTTCAACATCTTCCTGGTGAAATACCAAGGAATGCAGAGAATTATAATAGAATATTTGATTGTATAACTGGTTTTGCTTTTGGGAGTAGTGCTTTTGATAATGGGTATATACCAATACAAAGGAATGGAAAAAGAAGTAGGTTGCAGGCAACAAAACACATATTCAGATATGATGATCCAGATTTAAGAAGATGTTTAACTATGGTCTTTCATGTTCAAGGTTTGCCTATAGTCATACTTGACGTTAGAGCTTACAATGTGCAACAACAAGGAGCAATCAATTTAGAAAATCTTAATATTAATGGAAATAATGTTCATGTATGGGAAGTTTCATGCATACTTAATGACCAATTTGAGCTAGATATTGATCAACCAAATGACCTTGGTTTATATCACGATTACCAAAATGCAAATAATTTTCTTGCTGGTGATCTTATACAAGTGCCTAATGCTGAAAATGTACATAATGCTTTGAATCAAGTTATGAATAATGGCTGGCAAAATAGAGATCAGCATAGAGTATTACTGATGGCTATTTCTAGAGTATTAATGCCAGAGAATATGAACGGTGATGCAATAATAGATGTAGATAGCAATGACAAGTTTAGGTCTATGTTACATGGTGTATTTTATGCTAGTGACGATCCTGATAAAGTGTTTGCTATTTATAAAGTTGGTCAAACATATAGTTTGAAAAGGGGTCAGGAAGAAGAAGGAGAAAGGGTAATACTCACAAGAATTACAGAACAGAGATTAGACCTTTTATTATTAAGACAACCTACAGCAGATACTCATCCGATTGTATATGTATTAGGATTTGCTGATAATGCAGAAGAAGTAGCACAAAAGGAGAATAACGCAAAAGATCGAATAAAAGAACTTATGAACAAGCAAAGGGGATATTTGCCTATTACTCCTGGAAATGAGGTGGTTTTATCTTCTGCTGTATTTAATGCAGGTGCAGGGAGAGTAGAAGGTCTGATATCTATTCCAGAAGGAATAGGAAGAGAAGAGTATGTACATAGACTTGATCGTGGTGGTCGTGACTCAAGACCAGGAATATTAGTGGGACCTGAAAGTGTTATTGATGAAAATCCGCCAGAAGAATTATTATCAGATATAACCAGGAAGAGATTAATAGATTATTTTCAAGGCAATCAAAAACAATCCTCGATTCCATTACTTGACCTAGGTAATAATCGATGGGTTGCGGTTCGTTATCTTGAAGGCAATAAAGAACGGATCATAAGGAGATTAAGGTTTGGTACAGATGAAACACTTACAGCACAAGAAATATTACACCAAATAAACGCTATCCTTCGTAGAAACAACGCTCGTGAAATAGAAGATGTGCATAATCTACTTGCACTAGACTTTGCAACAGAAAATCAAAATTTTCGTTATTGGCTACAAACTCATGACATGTTTTTCGCTGCACGACAATATACTTTCCATGATGATCGATCTAATCCAACTAATGATCGTCATGATTTTGCAATAACTTCAGTAGGAGTTGATGAAAATCAAAATGACCTAACAGGTAGGGGCTTATTAAGTAGTCACATAGATAACTTTAAACAAAAAGTAGATTCGGATGAAAAAGATAGATTAATTGCTATTATTAATGTAGGTAATCGTCATTGGGTTACATTAGTTATTGTCCACCAAAATGGAAATTATTATGGGTATTATGCTGATTCACTTGGTCCAGATAGTGGTATTGACAATAATATTCGAGGAGCTTTAAGAGAATGTGATATTAACGATGATAATGTCCATAATGTTTCTGTTCATCAGCAAACAGATGACCATAATTGTGGCATATGGGCATACGAAAACGCTAGGGATATTAACCAAGCTATTGATCAAGCTTTACAGGGAAATAATAACTTTGGAGAAAAAGGTGAAGGTATTATAGGTTATATACATGGTCTTCTTAGTGCAGGCATTGGAAATGACGCTAGACAATCTCAAAGAAATGAACAATACTTTAAAAATCGGAGAAGAAATATTTCACAATTATTCCAAAATGATCCTCTATCTTCTCCTAGGGGTAGATTGATTCAAGATCATCCAGGAATTCAACATGAAATTGATCCATTACTATTACAATTTTTAGAACTCCAATATCCACAGCGTGGAGGTGGGGGAGCATTACAATTAGGCGGAGAAAGAGTGATATCAATTGATTTTGGTCCACAATCTGCATTGGATGAAATTGATGGAGTGAATAGAGTTTATGATTGTAGCAATGGTAGAGGCAGTAGGTAG
- a CDS encoding cytoplasmic incompatibility factor CifA, with amino-acid sequence MPTQKELRATMSKKLQEAVKHPDPTVAAGRKSAIKRWVGVLQDNFMEHIKYFKDDKLRFLHEVFQDEDCWSGIRLNNAALGQRFTEEKIGEIDNPLSEYDIACRYCVVDKIHHLFQEQFESYKGSFSSNAVDGYGNPVTDIYIRNSLLNGMKREDPVLSFWIDRESGGLKQPSNASEGFDSAVKLEWSEGVEYFYNHLKEEDKEKKLTEAIIALSRPQSVEKDAPILDFCINKIVDKDTLLQKLLRKDKGVYSLLAELIESCFFDTVHDLVQCWCYKGVSAGGDCSDKIFSQRDYELFLYSLSNVMLKNPELSVQARSLIMEIWKCERFTEYRETSVNTSNYTVPIKSVLGGLIINWKREDVCKPDREIEKEEILDIISFAKSCFPEKFDLFKEVMIENLRICGREGKKKGVDYGKFAEELFLQLEKVTLPSVGDGPWNNLRSQSKVSLPLDDGPQSEFEAPSVSGIFGSHKKRRI; translated from the coding sequence AACAGTTGCTGCCGGGAGAAAGTCAGCTATCAAGAGATGGGTGGGAGTCCTTCAAGATAACTTTATGGAGCACATAAAATACTTTAAAGATGATAAGCTGAGGTTTTTGCATGAAGTGTTCCAAGATGAAGACTGCTGGTCAGGTATAAGATTAAATAATGCTGCTTTAGGTCAAAGGTTTACTGAAGAAAAAATAGGTGAAATAGATAATCCACTTTCAGAATATGATATAGCTTGTAGGTATTGCGTAGTAGATAAAATTCACCATCTCTTTCAAGAGCAGTTTGAATCTTACAAAGGTAGTTTTTCCTCGAATGCAGTTGATGGTTATGGTAACCCTGTAACTGACATATACATAAGAAACTCACTGTTGAACGGTATGAAAAGGGAAGATCCTGTATTAAGTTTCTGGATCGATAGAGAATCTGGGGGATTAAAGCAACCAAGTAACGCGTCAGAAGGTTTTGACAGTGCTGTAAAACTTGAATGGAGCGAAGGGGTAGAGTATTTTTATAATCATTTAAAAGAAGAAGATAAGGAAAAGAAACTTACAGAAGCTATTATTGCTCTTTCTCGTCCTCAATCTGTTGAGAAAGATGCTCCTATTTTAGATTTTTGTATAAATAAGATAGTCGATAAAGATACTCTTTTACAGAAATTGCTGCGGAAAGATAAGGGAGTATATTCCCTTCTTGCTGAATTAATAGAGTCATGTTTTTTTGATACGGTTCATGATTTGGTACAGTGCTGGTGTTATAAAGGCGTTTCAGCAGGAGGAGACTGTTCGGACAAGATATTCTCACAGCGAGACTATGAACTTTTTCTTTATTCACTTTCAAATGTGATGTTGAAAAATCCTGAGTTAAGTGTTCAAGCTAGATCCCTTATTATGGAGATTTGGAAATGTGAACGCTTTACTGAATACAGAGAGACCTCTGTTAATACTTCTAATTATACAGTTCCTATAAAGAGTGTACTTGGGGGATTAATCATTAATTGGAAACGAGAAGATGTTTGTAAGCCCGATAGGGAAATAGAGAAAGAAGAAATATTAGATATAATATCATTTGCTAAAAGTTGCTTTCCTGAAAAGTTTGACCTTTTTAAAGAAGTCATGATAGAAAACCTTAGAATATGTGGTAGGGAAGGAAAGAAGAAAGGTGTAGATTACGGCAAGTTTGCAGAAGAGTTATTTCTTCAGTTAGAGAAGGTAACTTTACCTTCTGTAGGTGATGGTCCTTGGAATAATTTGCGGTCTCAATCTAAGGTATCTTTGCCACTTGATGATGGCCCACAGTCTGAGTTTGAAGCTCCTAGTGTGAGTGGTATTTTTGGGTCTCATAAGAAAAGAAGAATCTAG